ATATTTTAATCTGTTGATGACACCAATCAAGACCTCTGTATTTGACAACCATCACCAAATAAAGTAAGACAAAAAGataaagagaaaagacaaatgctgttgttgaacatcacatttatttaaccaaaaatgtgtcttttaggATGAGCTGGAGGCGGCCACTGCAGCACGTCTGGGTTTGGGGGTGGTACCTTCCCGGAAACCATTCCTGggaaaaattagaaaaaaaaatattagattGACAGATATAATTAGTTCTCTCTCTCGAAAAAAATCAAAGTTACAGTATTAGTAATTAAAACCCTTGATTACTAGATTTGCTGTCGAACAGCTAAGGTCACTGCAGCGGCTCAGGTCTGATGATAATTACTGAAATGTATTCCTCCATGTTTGGACAGATGGATAAACATCAGGTTTGTGGTATCCTGGCATCGACTGCacttcagttgttttgtttatacaGGCAAGTTAGAGTTGGCATTTGGAATGAGATAttatctaaatatatatatatatatatatatatatatatatatatatatatatatatatatatatatatatatatatatatataattttttttttatgtgtcacaTCAGGTTAACAGTGACTCAGTCACCGCCACCAATATTAGGTTGTTGGGAACTGGCACaggtagagaaaaaaaactcttattCCAATAATTACAGCCGTCGCTGAACATGTTTAAACAACTACCCAAACTGAACTTGACGTTGCTGTGGCATTACTGAGTGCATGTTTAACTGAAACagttttttcacacacacacttttaacaaAGGCCTAAAGACAATAAGGCAAAAACCACAATGTGTTGCCAACAAGCATAATTAAGGTAAATAAACTTTGATGGGGCGACTTCCAGCTGGAAAAGGGAACTCTCAAAACACAACTTCAGTTGCTGTGCGGGTCTTTAGTGTCAAGTCACCATTTTAACAAAGTCTGAGGCATTACAGCAACACAAATCTAATCTTTGACATTTATACAGTTGGGATCCATAATGTTACACTAATGCCTCCTTTCTTTTACTATCCTAATGTCACAGACCAACTCTTCAAGGCATTCCTGATGTTCACTGGCAAACTTGAACTTGGAtgtaaaacagtgaaatgatatttttgagAGCATATCATCTGTGGGGAAGTGGGTTCACCAGACAGTTTTACTTCAATAGGAGCGTCACAAAAGCCTTGTTAAATGAAACTGTCCCATAGATAAATATAACATGTGAGGGTTCCAGGGTTTATATGCATGTCAACCCctaaaaaatgaccacaaagccacagaataataataataataataataatctgaaggaaaaaCAATAGGTTCCTTACATGTCGTGTCAGGCGCCATTTTAGCCCTGGCACTTCAGCATTTGGGCTCTAATAATCACTAGACTAATAAATTAGACAAACTGAGTAGAGAATAATCCGGATACTCCAGTGTGTGGTTCAATGCCGCCAATCTTGTGTCAGGAAGCTTACCTCAGAGAAAATATTGATatcatttgtattcatttgttcagacattttttttcaccatCATTGGTAAGCAGTATTGACTGTTATGCCTGTTTTAACAGGAACGCAGACAGATTGGCAACAAAATCCCCAAACTTTACTTGAAAACCATTCCAACAATTTCTCTAACATcttcattattttatcattttatgtttAGCCCAGAAAAGTCTAGAAACTGAAATGCAGCACAACAGATTCCTATTGCGGGTCTATATTCCTAAAAGCCAAACTCATGATGGATTAGTTAATATGAAACAATCACACTGACCTGCCTGTTCATTCAACcaacattacaaaataattaaagtGGAGTCAAGGAGCATCCAGTGTGGACAGACCACACTACAATAGACCATTTACTGCACATGCTTGTGTTTCACATGTCAGTGAAGAGTCCAGTAACACCAGTTTACATTTCCATGCAAGATCATACCTGAATCTGCGTTGGACGACCTTCAGGTGCCTCAGACGGCCAGTTCCAGTGGTGTTCCTCCTCTTTGCCTTGGCGCTCCAGTTGTCTGTGAACAAACAGCATTATTCATCACTGCAGGCTAACCACACACATAGAAGACAGAGCtgaataataatgtgaaatgtcttgttgcaTGATTGGCTGAACTGTAACTTGTGACACTGCAAACAGTGAAGTACATGAGGACATGATTTCTAAAGTTATTCGATATtcagcaaaaacaaatcaaaaacctTCTAGCACAATTGCCTACCCTTGACCAACAAACAGGTGTTAATTCAAAACGTGCTGAGTGACTTACACTTTCTCTTGCGCTTCTGGGGGTAGCCACACTTGCCACAGCTGGACTTCTGCAGATGATAGGCCTTGGAACCGCAACGACGACACAAGGTGTGCGTCTTGTTCCGGCGCTTACCGAAAGATGATGTCCCCTTGGTCTGAAAGATTAAGACACCACAGCTCAAGAACAATTACCAAAAACCAGAgaatattttcaacttttgGATAGTCTTGTCTCAGTTTAGAAAAAATGAATCATAGTAAATCATTTGTTCAGACATTTGTGTTTAAAGTCATCACTGACAAGACTTATGACAGGCAGCAGTGACACAAGGGACACAACTGTTGGTTCACTTTCAAATAACACTACTACTTAATGCTGATGTTTAGATGGTCATTACGTTGGCTACTTCTATAAATTATGTTCACATATACACCATAGTGCAGGCTACTTATCCAGATTTAATAGTTACGTGCCGAGTGTGATGCTAGCGTGAGAACAGTAGAATGGGTATTCTTTTCATGCATGTCTTTCCTTATCAGCTCTTCCTTAATGTCCATTCATACCGTCATGGCgtgttttaatatattatatacgtTTTAAGATGACAATCACAGCATCTAACCAATTAGttataaatatagaaatatattaTCGGGATTAACATGATTACAGCCAATGTGCAAGATCACCTAAAGACACCACACGAACAAACTAGCAAATAATGCTAGCCGTTACAGATAAGCTAACTAGCCACTTCTCAGGCAACttaacatttggaaaaaaataacgCGAATAACCCATGCTCGATCAACTGCATGCTCACCCTTAATACTGCTGGGTGAGATTAACGATAACCGGTTGTCTCGCAGGTGAGTTAATCCGAATGTGAACACTAAATTTAATGCTAACAGTAACAAATACATGGCGGACGGGAACATAGTTTTCTTGTCAAAATTAACCTTCATCTAACACAATACTTATACCGAACGATACTAGTGTTTATTCGACAACGAACAACCATCGTAGTGTGTAAAATAAACGGCATATTGAACAAGATGTTTGAAGATTTCTGTGCAACGGCATTGCATCTCACCATTTTCGCCCGGTGGCTGAGGGAAAAGAGGGCGGAAGAGGAGCGGGTTCTCCCTCAAATTACATCCGAGAGCCACTTCCGGTGTAACTCAGAAATGTGCCCCCCACCTTTATGCCACTACAAGAAGACCGTTGATCACTAATAATTCCACCCACGCCTGTCTGTAACCATTATTCACTGCATTGTCAGTACTGTTCTATTTCCGTGAGTGTCTTATCTTTTCAAAATGATAAATGCAAGCACCACATAAGCACTATACAGcattttaacagtaaaataatGGCATGTATACAGTCCAGCAaaagtgtttttacaggcctgatTAGAACTGCAGCCCAGAGTGCAGTGGAGCAATTTAAAGCTGAGAGTAAAGCCCTGGCAAGTTGTCAGGCCATCTAAAGTagtataattacattttcagtgtAAAATAGTGTGATATGATATGTCAactttataataattttattatattttgcaATCTCCTTTTTTGTTCCTTCATCAATATAGAAgacttatttttatcttttaaatgtgGAACAAGTCCTTAGTTTACCGAACGGTTGTGAACCCTGTGATGTGATAATCCCCAAACGACTGATAATTAACTGAAGGCAGGTACAGCCCGTGTTGATCAATGCTTCAAATTTTTGAATGTATCTGTTGATTAATATGCAGTATAATTCTTGGCTTCTTGCCTAAACATAATGTTGCCATGGCTGAGTTGGCGTCTTGGGGATTTATATTACTTGACAGGCAGAAAATCTAGCTCCTCCCTTACAGTAAGTGCCTATATATGCTATTACGTTCTTGGTGATTAATCCAGCCACAGATCTAAATTCCAAGTGATGACAGAAAGATTTACACTGTAGACACAAAGCACTGATGAGCCTTCTTGGCGTGTTGCCTAGTATCACCTTTAGGAGCAGGATGAGCTGGAATCAGGTGCTTGGACTATAATTATTGCTCCTTTCTGTCATAAGGAGTTACTGAAGTCTGTTGTCCTTAGAGAGATAATCTGTGTTTATCCAACCAGGAGGGGTGGCGCCGGAGGAAAGACCCAACATGCTGGAAGAGCTTCATATTGCATTTGGCCTGAGAATGAATTCAGCCCTACAGTCATAAGCTGAGAGAGACATGGATGGACTAGTTTTCTCAGCCTGCTCTACAAACTACATGGCACAAAAAAATAGGTTAATATGCAGAAGAGATTTTTACAGGAATTCAAATATCAGTGACCATATCTGACGTTACAAGATCCAAGTAAACGAGATGTTTAAGAAAGAGACTAACAAATCCTAAAAAGTGTCTGGCGGCACAGCAGCTGTTGCTCCCAGACAATACACTTTATGATTTACCAGGTGACATTTTGTCCCAAAAGCTTCAGACATGGAAAGAGACTTGAAGAATCTTTAGAGGTGAGCTCAGTGATGGCCCAAGCCTTTATAAGGCCCtcagctgaatttgatttgatctTGGATTAGCCAGTGCTGGACTATTATTGATGCAAATGTAACAGTACAAATTACATAAATGATCGTTGTGTTACTCACAcaaaaccagtgtcactcttgtttttattttttaccttaaagggcagtaaaatcacaagtGTATCCTCGTGTTAATTTACACTTtcgtattcaaagtgaagcactaaatgtggtgatactgaactccAATTAAACAAGTCAACCAGTTTAATGATTTGGTTTTTCAGATGAAATAACACCATAtaacttaatataatataaacgcTATTTACATATCTAAATATAGCTAAAGATATCTTCTCCACACACTACTGGGGCCCCAAGCAGCTGTTTGGTTCGCTTATACCTTGGGCCGGCTCTGGGTGAGCTCATCAAATTTGCAAAGAATCTGCAGTAATGTGACTAGAAATGGGTCTTAAAATATCCACTGATTTGTCATAATGTCACTGCTGAAAACCTCAAAATACTCTGAGTTAAATGGATAGTTCAGGTTATTTCAAGTGTGATTTTTTTGAGGCattgacacattatcaaaaACCATTAGACAGAAAATTGCCAAGCAGAAATATGTGgacttttacatttaattagcTTTATGAAAAACTGAATAACGATTTACATCACTGGATCTTGAAGGACACCGTGACATTGGCTGACATGGCTGAGTACATCAGAGTGAAACACAGTgcgtccctgctgctgctgatgctggtgATGATAAAAGgcgcatcctcctcctcctcctcctttcaaaTTTCGGTCACGCAGCTTTGCCCAGATTTGAGAGGAAGCATggtggatgtttttcttttgtcgcAGCTCATATTGgctttttatttaaaggggGGAGAACGCGTTTAAAGCTGATGGGCACTGATGCCACGTCTTTATCCGATTAATCATCCCGCGATTGATTCTGGAAAATCTAAATTTGAGTTATTTTTGGATTGCTTTCATCCGACCGACCGACTGCACCACATTTCACGTTTGCCAATCCGCCTGTTTATACTATCTGCAGCACATCGAGTCCACTCCACACACACTTAGATCTACATAAAGGATTTCTTTATACAGGTTTGTATCATCCAGTAGCAGTGATGCGATGCCGTGAAGGCAGTGAAGCACAGTGAGGTGATGGACAATGTCAACCCCAGCGGGTTCGAGCCTCCTGCGCTCCTGGTCCTGACTGCAGCGGAGAGAGACACCTGAGAAGCGGGTGTCACCGTCATCTCCGGATGCTGCGCCGAAGAATGGGATACGTCGACCCATCGTCGGGTAAAGACATACTCGGCAACAGATCTCtttgtttcatatttatttgcGCATTCGGACTCGTCACGTTGTTGCAGCAGATCCTCTATGGGAAAAACTACATTAAGAGGTAAGACCTGGTTATTTCTGCTTCACGGAGGACATTCATAGCACAGCATGTAGCTAAGACAGTTAAACACactaatgattaaaaaaaagcatgccTTCATAGGTCAGTTTTCTTGAAATCAACATTAATGAGTGATTTTTTGAAGAATAAATGCAGGCTGTGTTTTGGGGGCTCATGGGGAAAACAAGCTCTCATGGCTGAATAGAACAATAGCAATTAACCATCCATCTTTATTTCCCAGTGGCATAGAGACAGTTTccattggatttattttttttgctcttttctgAAAATGAGGCATCACATTCATACCATACACAGTGCTGCAGCTGTATATGgtaatgtttttcctttttctttttccccaaTTTGATTTCATGTTTCTGCCGTATTGACTGGTCGTAGCCTACATCTTACAGAGCATCAGGTTATCATATGCAACTGAAAGATACtggtgctgatgatgatgatgatgatgacagatgGAAACATGACAAATATTAAGATATGTACTTCTTATCAGCCCCTGTTAACTCTTTGTGCAATACACTTGCAGCCACTGCAGAGCTTTGTATTACCTCTGCAACAGTAAATCCTGGATCTTGAGTCTACTCATCAGTTCAAACATCAATTAGCTCCCTTGATTTAAGACCCCAGTCCTTCACAAAATTTCAGTGTGAGACGAGCAGATGCTGAGAAGCTGAGATGTTTGATCTCTAGGTGATGTATGAGACGAAACACCCAAATGTCAcctcaaacaataacaaagcaaTGAGGAAACTTTACccagccccccccacccccccatctGCCAGATATTCCACAGGACATATATGCTTCTATCAGAGAAAAGATATATGTGCTGCAATCTGTAAACTCCCACAGCTTACtctgtgtccccccccccccccatccccctgCTGGGCTGGTCTGGATACTCAGTCTGGATTCATGGCATCCAAATCTCTGCAGTGAGATGCATGGATccagacaaatacacacacacacacatacacacacactgacacatgcacatttctttgcttgtgCTCTTACTTGTTCCTAGTACTcagcctgggggggggggggggggtcacacaacacaaaccagTGGACtcagcagcagccattttgctTCAGTCTGTCTGTACACACCCCAGCGCAGGTGGgggaaagaggggggggggcgaTGATAGAGAGAGACTtgaatgtggtgtgtgtgtgtgtgtgtgtgtgtgtgtgtgtgtgtccatgcatgTGTGAAGCACAGTAAAAGgatgaagagggagagagagagcgagagagacgtCATCTTATCTTTTCAAGCATAAACAATGACAAGTTGTTGTTGCCACATGGTGTTCGGCCAGCCACACCCTTGCAGTCTGTTTTTCCGACCTGGGGACATAATGACAGAAGGTCTGAGGCCCTGAGACACAGGGTGTTATAGTTTAGATGTAGGTCATCCTGGACGACCAGTGGGTTCAGTGAAGTACAACGACATTGTTGTATTTGATAGATATATGACCATGAACCAGACCACTGAGTGTCGCATTCCCTgccttcactgacatcagttaGGAGAATATAGTATGGGGTGTTTTGAAGGATCATATTGCCTGAAATTGGTGGCAAACGTATTCACAGCAAGAAAGAGGCCTGCCAGAAACCCCTTACACGTAGTACACGTAGTTgtggctttggaattaagtgCATGTGGCTGAAACTAAGTGGTTTTTCTCATTATCAACTAATGATTATATTTGATTGATTATGATATATAATACCTCATGAATGTATGCCCCATCTGCCCAGAGGACAAGGTGATgtcttcaaatgtgtttttatttgaagcaAAAGAATGAAGGAATGAACTAcacatataacataacatatgtTTAACATGATGTAAACAATTTGTACTTATTAGCACTCATTTGTACATATTACATTTCTGTTGAAAGATGTGTGTACAAAGATAGAGACCACCATTTCTAAGTTGCAGCACTTCACTTGTAAAAGTTAAGTCAAAGAGGAACCAAAAAAAGAGACTGAGTGGTGATTGCATTagttcatttcctgttttgatCAAGATACCGGACATACAGTCGGCTAAGTGGTCATCTGATCAATGTACCTGGGGCCTTTACCAAAGAACCAAAGCCACAGATCCAGTATCTAAAAACATCCTTACAGCCCATTAACAAAGCTGAAGGGTAGAATCAAACCCGATTAGTGCTTTGGAGCGACTTTGTGCCTGTTCTTTGTTCAATCTAATGCTAGGATTACTTTAGACTCAAATTGAGTTATTAGGAGATTAATGAGCTCTTAACATTTGGATGCAAGATCTATGAGTTAGATGTAGTAATATGACGATGATTATTATGGCAAAATATTAGAAAATATCAGTGCTGCACAATCTTTACATG
This Solea solea chromosome 19, fSolSol10.1, whole genome shotgun sequence DNA region includes the following protein-coding sequences:
- the rpl37 gene encoding 60S ribosomal protein L37; the protein is MTKGTSSFGKRRNKTHTLCRRCGSKAYHLQKSSCGKCGYPQKRKRKYNWSAKAKRRNTTGTGRLRHLKVVQRRFRNGFREGTTPKPRRAAVAASSSS